Proteins from a genomic interval of Scomber japonicus isolate fScoJap1 chromosome 10, fScoJap1.pri, whole genome shotgun sequence:
- the plecb gene encoding plectin isoform X5, with product MAMYEPAYLPPNAEEQDFIQAYENVREKYKDERDRVQKKTFTKWVNKHLIKSQRHVTDLYEDLRDGHNLISLLEVLSGETLPREKGRMRFHKLQNVQIALNFLKHRQVKLVNIRNDDIADGNPKLTLGLIWTIILHFQVSSSISDIQINGQSEDMTAKEKLLLWSQRMTDGYPGIRCDNFTTSWRDGKLFNAVIHRHHPRLIDMGKLHHQTNLQNLEQAFVVAERDLGVTRLLDPEDVDVPHPDEKSIITYVSSLYDVMPRIDVHDGARGNELELRWQEYYELVTIIIQWIRHHIVIFEERKFPASYEEIELLWRQFLKFKETELPVKETDKNRSKHIYQSFESAVHAGQVKVPPGYHPIDVEKEWGRLHVAILERERLLRIEFERLERLQRIVSKVQMESGLCDEQLNHLEQLLQTDIRLLNAGKPAQHTAEVERELDKADQMIRLLFNDVQILKDGRHPQAEQMYRRVFRIHERLVNLRTDYNLRLKSAVTTSQVSLVQHSQQTSMKMRPELDDVTLRYIQDLLAWVEENQRRIDESQWGSDLPSVESQLGSHRGLHQTVEDFKSKIGRARADESQLSPISLGTYKEYLGKLDLQYGKLLTSSKSRLRNLESLHNFVSAATKELMWLNEKEEEEVNFDWSDRNTNMTAKKDNYSGLMRELELREKKVNDIQATGDKLIKDGHPGKKTIEAFTAALQTQWSWILQLCCCIEAHLKENTAYYQFFTDVKEAQDKMKKMQENMKKKYSCDRSTTATRLEDLLQDAVEEREQLNEFKTLATGLNKRSRSIIQLKPRNPTTSIKGKLPIQAVCDFKQQEITVHKGDECALLNNSQPFKWKVLNHAGHESTVPSVCFMVPPVNKEAVDSVSSLDAGYQQMVSMWQTLHIDMKSLLSWQYLMRDFTQIRSWNITMLKTMKAEEYRLIMRNLELHYQDYMRESQDSQLFGPDDRMQVEEDYNKSTQHFENLIRSMEKGQQDESLCKNYISEIKDLRLRIENCEAGTVARIRRPMDKEPLKECIQKTTEQKKVQIELQGLKKDLDKVSVKTQDILNAPQPSASAPVLRSELDLTVQKMDHAHMLSSVYLEKLKTVEMVIRNTQGAEGVLKQYEDCLREVHTVPGDVKEVEVYRAKLKKMRTEAEGEQPVFDSLDEELKKATAVSDKMTRVHSERDAELDHYRQLLSSLQDRWKAVFTQIDLRQRELEQLGRQLGYYRESYDWLIRWIGDAKQRQEKIQAVTITDSKTLKEQLAQEKKLLEEIEKNKDKVDECQKYAKAYIDTIKDYELQLVAYKAQVEPLASPLKKTKLDSASDNIIQEYVTLRTRYSELMTLTSQYIKFITDTQRRLEDEEMADAQQKQIEQEKTLLQQTFLTEKEMLLKKEKLIEDEKKRLESQFEEEVKKAQALKDEQERQRQQMEEEKKKLQATMDAALNKQKEAEQEMLNKQKEMQELERKRLEQERILAEENQKLREKLQELETTQRDQHTDVTLVKVETQNVFNGQNAGDVTDRVEKPDPLAFDGIRDKVPASRLHNLGLLSKKQFDKLKKGKTTVQELGETENLKRILKGKNCIAGVLTPNNQKMSIYQASKEKKITPGTAMVLLEAQAATGYILDPIKNQKLSVNEAVKEGVIGPELHNKMLSAERAVTGYKDPYTGEKISVFECMKKGLIEHDHAIRVLEAQLATGGIIDPVNSHRVPNETAYEQGQYDAEMNKIMENPSDETKGYFDPSTQEPLTYSELMARCTTDPDTGLLILPITDKAAHCSSIYTEEETKDVFSKTTVSVPFGRFKGKTVTIWEIINSEYFTEDQKRDLLRQYKTGKITIEKIIKIVITVAEEKEKKNEITFDGLRAPVPATELLESKIIDKDLYNKLHKGNMTVKEVSEMEPVHKALKGTNCIGGVLIESSKETMSFYQAMKKDIMRTGPAMNMLEAQAGTGYVVDPINNQKYTVDEAVKAGVVGPELHEKLLSAERAVTGYKDPYTAKTVSLFQAMKKDLIPKEQGIRLLDAQMATGGIIDPVKSHRIPHDVACRRNYFDDEVKQLLSNPTDETKCFFDPNTKENVTYSQLLKRCVPDKKTGLQLLPLSDEAINAKEESAYTEAQTKEAMTQATVELDYGPFKGRKVTIWELIHSEYLTEEQRLDLLKQFRSGKVTIEKIIKIVITIVEERETQKREQSSFKGLRSQVPASSLYDSKIIDKSTFDLLQQGKTTPKQVSENPNVKKYLQGSDSIAGIFLEPTKEKISIYQAMKKKLLRHNTGLSLLEAQAATGFIVDPVRNQCLSVDEAVKSGLVGPELHEKLLSAEKAVTGYKDPFTGSKISLFEAMQKDLILKEHAMPLLEAQMVSGGIIDPVNSLRVPTDVAYQKNIFSKETANILSDPSDDNKSFSDPETDEKATYRQLKDKCQRDPETGLYFLPLSKPQSPTVVEKTYLYTEEQTQSELTNTQIDIPIEGLADKPLNLWEVMNSNLLPESERQKLMDEYRSGKITKERMIIIIIEIMEQREIIINESPLSYMTIRRRITIEELYNARIIDLETYNLLKQGKRDIRDIMELTSVKQYLYGTGCVAGITTDSSSKMSIYQAMKRDFIKPELALSLLEAQAATGFIVDPVKNETLTVDEAVRKGVVGPEIHDKLLSAERAVTGYKDPYSGKIISLFQAMKKDLVPEDYALKMLEAQTATGGIIDPEFQFHLPADVAMQKGYINKETNQRLTDDVKGFADPVTEENVSYAQLLKRCKLVGGLRLLSLGDKRLMFKGLRKQITMEELIHSQIIDQQTVTQLNEGLVSVEEVSQRLSRYLEGTSCIAGVYLESTKERLSIYQAMKKNMIRPGTAFELLEAQASTGYVIDPIKNLKLTVNESVRMGIVGPEFKDKLLSAERAVTGYRDPYSGKTISLFQAMKKGLILKDHGIRLLEAQIATGGIIDPEESHRLPVEVAYKRGFFDEEMNEILTDPSDDTKGFFDPNTEENLTYLQLMERCITDPDTGLVLLLLKEKKRERKTSSKSSVRKRRVVIVDPETGKEMTVYEAYRKGLIDHQTYLELAEQECEWEEITMTSSDGTVKSIIIDRRSGRQYDVDDALSRGLIDQNALDTYRAGNLSITEFADMLSGNMGGFRSRSSSFGSTTGSTYSSPMSPIPSIKPPAVIWNDPSEETVPIAGMLDIDTLEKVSITEAMHRNVVDNITGQRLLEAQACTGGIIDPTSGERFSVADATEKGLVDKGMVDRLNLAQKAFNGFEDPRTKVKMSASQALKKGWLYYEAGQRFLEVQYLTGGLIEPDIEGRVALDESIKKGTIDARTAQKLRDVSAYSKYLTCPKTKLKISYKDAMDRSMVEEGSGLRLLEASSQSSKGLYSPYNVSGPGSAYGSRTGSRTGSRTGSRRGSIDAGSGFSMNFSSSSYTSSSSTSYNRRF from the exons TCCCAGACTCATTGACATGGGCAAATTGCACCATCAGACCAACCTGCAGAACCTGGAACAGGCCTTCGTTGTAGCTGAGAGAGACCTGGGAGTGACACGCCTACTGGACCCTGAGG ATGTTGATGTTCCACACCCTGATGAGAAATCCATCATCACTTACGTATCATCCTTGTATGACGTCATGCCTCGGATTGATGTACATGACGGCGCCAGAGGCAAT GAGCTCGAGCTGCGCTGGCAGGAGTACTACGAGCTGGTGACTATTATCATCCAGTGGATCCGCCACCATATCGTGATCTTCGAGGAGAGGAAGTTCCCCGCCAGCTATGAGGAGATAGAG cttCTGTGGCGCCAGTTCTTGAAGTTCAAGGAAACAGAGCTGCCAGTGAAAGAGACTGACAAGAACCGTTCCAAACACATCTACCAGTCCTTTGAG AGCGCTGTGCATGCTGGTCAGGTGAAGGTCCCTCCAGGCTACCATCCCATTGATGTGGAGAAGGAATGGGGCCGACTCCATGTGGCCATCTTGGAGAGAGAGCGTCTGCTAAGGATAGAGTTTGAGAG ACTTGAGAGGCTCCAGAGGATTGTCAGTAAAGTCCAGATGGAGTCAGGGCTGTGTGATGAGCAGCTCAACCACCTGGAGCAACTGCTGCAGACG GACATTCGTCTGCTGAATGCAGGGAAACCAGCTCAGCACACAGCAGAAGTGGAGAGGGAGCTGGATAAGGCAGACCAAATGATTCGCCTACTCTTCAATGATGTACAGATACTCAAGGATGGGCGCCACCCTCAGGCAGAGCAGATGTATCGCAG GGTCTTCCGCATCCATGAACGCCTGGTGAACCTGCGCACTGATTACAACCTTCGTCTGAAGTCTGCTGTGACTACATCCCAGGTTTCTCTGGTACAACACTCTCAGCAGACTTCCATGAAGATGCGGCCTGAGTTGGATGATGTGACCCTGCGCTATATCCAAGACCTGCTGGCCTGGGTGGAGGAGAACCAGCGTCGCATTGACGAATCTCAGTGGGGATCTGATCTGCCCTCTGTAGAGTCCCAGCTGGGCAGCCACAGAGGCCTACACCAAACTGTGGAGGACTTCAAGTCCAAGATTGGACGAGCCAGGGCTGATGAG AGCCAGCTATCTCCTATCAGCCTTGGCACGTACAAAGAATACCTGGGTAAACTGGATCTACAGTATGGCAAACTACTG aCATCTTCCAAGTCCCGCTTGAGGAACCTGGAATCACTCCACAACTTTGTCAGCGCTGCCACTAAGGAACTGATGTGGCTAaatgagaaagaagaggaggaggtcaACTTTGACTGGAGTGACAGGAACACCAACATGACTGCGAAAAAAGACAATTACTCG GGTCTCATGCGAGAGTTGGAGCTGAGGGAGAAGAAGGTCAATGACATCCAGGCCACAGGAGACAAGCTTATCAAGGATGGACATCCTGGCAAGAAGACAATTGAG GCCTTCACAGCTGCCCTACAGACTCAGTGGAGCTGGATCCTCCAGCTATGCTGCTGTATTGAggctcatctcaaagaaaacacagccTACTACCAA TTCTTCACTGATGTAAAAGAGGCTCAGGACAAGATGAAGAAAATGCAAgagaacatgaagaagaagtaCAGCTGTGATCGCTCCACCACAGCCACACGCCTGGAGGACCTGCTGCAGGATGCTGTG gaggagagagaacagCTGAATGAATTTAAGACTCTTGCAACTGGCCTGAACAAGAGATCCAGGTCCATCATCCAGCTGAAACCACGTAACCCTACCACATCCATCAAAGGCAAACTGCCAATTCAGGCTGTGTGTGACTTCAAACAGCAGGAG ATCACTGTCCACAAAGGAGACGAGTGTGCCCTCCTCAACAACTCTCAGCCTTTCAAGTGGAAGGTCCTGAACCACGCTGGACATGAGTCAACAGTGCCATCTGTCTGCTTCATGGTTCCACCAGTCAACAAGGAGGCCGTGGACAGTGTGTCTAG TCTGGATGCAGGTTATCAGCAGATGGTGTCCATGTGGCAGACATTGCACATAGACATGAAGAGTCTGCTGTCTTGGCAGTACTTGATGAGAGACTTCACTCAGATACGCTCCTGGAACATCACCATG TTAAAAACCATGAAAGCAGAGGAATATAGGCTGATTATGAGGAACCTGGAGCTGCACTACCAGGACTACATGCGCGAAAGCCAGGACTCGCAGCTCTTCGGCCCAGATGACCGCATGCAGGTCGAGGAAGACTACAACAAGTCCACCCAGCATTTCGAAAACCTGATTCGCTCCATGGAGAAAG GTCAACAGGACGAGTCTCTGTGTAAGAACTACATCTCTGAGATCAAGGACCTGCGCCTGCGTATAGAGAACTGTGAGGCTGGGACTGTGGCTCGCATTCGCAGACCTATGGACAAGGAACCTCTGAAAGAATGTATTCAGAAGACAACCGAGCAAAAG AAAGTCCAGATAGAGCTCCAGGGCCTCAAGAAGGACCTTGATAAGGTGTCTGTAAAGACACAGGACATCTTGAACGCCCCACAGCCGTCTGCCTCTGCTCCCGTGCTGCGCTCAGAGCTTGACCTCACTGTTCAGAAGATGGATCACGCCCACATGCTCTCCTCTGTTTACCTTGAGAA GCTGAAGACTGTGGAAATGGTCATCCGTAACACACAGGGTGCAGAAGGAGTTCTCAAGCAGTATGAGGACTGTCTGCGTGAGGTTCACACTGTGCCCGGCGATGTCAAGGAAGTTGAGGTTTACCGTGCAAAACTTAAG AAAATGCGAACTGAGGCTGAGGGTGAACAACCTGTGTTCGATTCTCTCGACGAAGAACTGAAGAAAGCCACCGCCGTGAGTGACAAGATGACTCGCGTGCACAGCGAGCGCGACGCCGAGCTGGATCACTACCGCCAGCTCCTGTCTAGTCTCCAGGACCGCTGGAAGGCTGTGTTCACCCAGATCGACCTTCGCCAGAGAGAGCTTGAGCAGCTTGGCCGCCAGCTGGGCTACTACCGCGAGAGTTACGATTGGCTGATCCGCTGGATTGGGGACGCCAAGCAAAGGCAGGAGAAGATCCAGGCTGTGACCATCACTGACAGCAAAACCCTGAAAGAACAACTCGCTCAGGAGAAG AAATTGCTGGAAGAGATTGAGAAGAACAAAGACAAAGTTGATGAGTGTCAAAAATATGCTAAAGCATACATTGATACTATCAAG GACTATGAACTCCAGTTGGTTGCCTACAAAGCCCAGGTGGAGCCTCTTGCTTCTCCCTTGAAGAAAACCAAACTGGATTCTGCTTCTGACAACATCATTCAGGAG TATGTAACACTGAGGACCCGGTACAGTGAACTGATGACTCTGACTAGTCAGTACATCAAGttcatcacagacacacagcgccgcttggaggatgaggag ATGGCTGATGCACAGCAGAAACAAATCGAACAGGAGAAGACATTGCTCCAGCAGACATTCCTTACAGAAAAGGAGATGCTGTTGAAGAAGGAGAAGCTAATTGAAGATGAGAAAAAGAGGCTGGAGAGCCAGTTTGAAGAGGAAGTCAAAAAGGCCCAAGCTCTCAAAGATGAACAGGAACGCCAGAGAcagcagatggaggaggagaagaagaaactcCAGGCTACCATGGATGCAGCCCTCAATAAGCAAAAAGAGGCTGAGCAAGAGATGctgaacaaacaaaaagaaatgcagGAGCTGGAAAGGAAGAGACTTGAGCAGGAAAGGATTCTTGCTGAAGAGAACCAGAAATTGCGCGAGAAGCTGCAGGAGCTGGAGACAACACAGAGAGACCAACACACTGATGTCACCCTTGTGAAAGTGGAGACACAAAACGTTTTCAATGGCCAAAATGCTGGTGATGTAACAGATAGAGTGGAGAAACCAGATCCATTGGCTTTTGATGGCATCCGTGATAAAGTCCCTGCAAGCAGACTTCATAACCTTGGCCTTTTATCAAAGAAGCAGTTTGACAAGCTGAAAAAAGGCAAAACCACTGTGCAAGAGCTTGGTGAGACTGAAAATCTGAAGAGAATTCTTAAAGGAAAGAACTGCATTGCTGGTGTTTTGACAccaaataatcaaaaaatgtcaaTCTATCAAGCATCAAAAGAGAAGAAGATTACTCCAGGCACAGCTATGGTGCTTCTTGAAGCTCAGGCAGCCACAGGCTACATTTTGGACCCCATTAAGAACCAGAAACTTTCTGTTAATGAAGCTGTGAAGGAAGGTGTGATAGGCCCTGAACTGCACAACAAGATGCTTTCAGCTGAGAGGGCTGTTACTGGCTACAAAGATCCATATACTGGTGAGAAGATCTCTGTCTTTGAATGTATGAAGAAGGGTCTGATAGAACATGATCATGCCATCAGAGTCCTTGAGGCTCAGCTTGCAACTGGGGGAATCATTGACCCTGTCAATAGTCATCGTGTACCCAATGAAACAGCCTATGAACAGGGACAATATGATGCAGAAATGAACAAGATTATGGAGAATCCTTCAGATGAGACAAAGGGATACTTTGACCCCAGCACTCAGGAACCATTAACATATTCAGAGCTAATGGCAAGGTGCACCACCGATCCTGACACCGGTCTGCTAATCCTGCCAATCACAGATAAGGCTGCTCACTGCTCAAGTATATACACAGAGGAGGAGACCAAAGATGTGTTCAGCAAAACAACTGTGTCTGTACCATTTGGAAGATTCAAGGGAAAGACTGTCACCATTTGGGAAATAATCAATTCTGAGTATTTCACTGAGGACCAGAAGAGGGACCTTCTCCGCCAGTACAAGACAGGCAAAATCACAATTGAAAAAATCATTAAGATTGTGATTACTGTggcagaggagaaagagaagaagaatgaaattaCCTTTGACGGTCTGAGAGCACCTGTCCCTGCCACTGAGCTCCTGGAATCTAAAATCATTGACAAAGACCTGTACAACAAATTGCACAAGGGCAATATGACAGTCAAAGAGGTATCTGAAATGGAGCCTGTCCACAAAGCACTGAAGGGTACAAATTGCATTGGAGGTGTACTTATTGAATCATCCAAGGAGACAATGTCCTTCTATCAAGCTATGAAGAAGGACATCATGAGGACAGGGCCTGCCATGAATATGCTTGAAGCCCAAGCAGGAACAGGCTATGTGGTTGACCCTATTAATAATCAGAAATATACTGTTGATGAAGCTGTCAAAGCAGGTGTCGTTGGTCCTGAGCTGCATGAAAAGCtcctgtctgcagagagagctGTGACAGGTTATAAAGATCCATACACTGCAAAGACTGTGTCCCTGTTCCAGGCAATGAAGAAAGATCTCATACCTAAAGAACAAGGAATCCGACTGCTTGATGCCCAAATGGCCACTGGTGGCATCATTGATCCAGTAAAGAGCCATCGCATTCCTCATGATGTGGCCTGCAGGAGAAATTATTTTGATGATGAAGTAAAACAGCTTCTGAGCAATCCCACTGATGAAACTAAATGCTTCTTTGACCCcaacacaaaagaaaatgtcacataCTCACAGCTCTTAAAGAGATGTGTCCCTGACAAGAAAACTGGTCTCCAGCTTCTGCCCCTTTCTGATGAAGCAATCAATGCAAAGGAGGAGTCAGCTTACACTGAAGCCCAGACAAAAGAAGCTATGACTCAGGCAACTGTGGAGCTTGATTATGGTCCATTTAAGGGCAGGAAGGTGACCATCTGGGAACTAATCCACTCTGAATATCTCACTGAGGAACAAAGGCTTGATCTGCTAAAACAGTTTAGATCAGGAAAGGTTACAATTGAAAAGATAATTAAGATTGTTATCACAAttgtagaggagagagagacccaGAAACGAGAACAGTCCAGCTTCAAGGGACTCAGATCTCAGGTCCCAGCAAGCTCTCTGTATGATTCCAAAATCATTGACAAATCAACCTTTGATCTCCTTCAACAAGGCAAAACAACACCTAAACAAGTCAGTGAGAATCCCAATGTCAAGAAATACCTCCAGGGCTCTGATAGCATTGCTGGCATCTTCCTTGAGCcgacaaaagagaaaataagcaTTTATCAAGCTATGAAGAAAAAGCTCCTCAGACACAACACAGGCCTTTCACTTCTTGAGGCTCAGGCTGCCACTGGGTTCATTGTAGATCCAGTGAGGAACCAGTGCCTCTCAGTAGATGAGGCCGTGAAATCAGGTCTTGTTGGCCCTGAGCTACATGAAAAACTCCTCTCTGCAGAAAAAGCTGTAACTGGGTATAAAGATCCATTCACAGGCAGCAAAATTTCACTCTTTGAAGCAATGCaaaaagatctcattctgaaaGAGCATGCCATGCCACTGTTAGAAGCACAGATGGTTAGCGGAGGAATCATTGACCCTGTAAACAGCCTCCGAGTCCCAACTGATGTTGCATATCAAAAGAACATTTTCAGTAAGGAAACTGCCAACATCCTGTCTGATCCATCTGATGATAACAAGTCTTTCTCAGACCCAGAAACTGATGAGAAAGCAACCTACAGACAGCTAAAAGACAAGTGCCAAAGAGATCCAGAGACAGGCCTGTACTTCCTCCCACTCTCCAAGCCTCAGTCTCCAACTGTTGTTGAGAAGACATACCTCTACACAGAGGAACAAACACAGAGTGAACTGACCAACACCCAAATTGACATTCCAATTGAGGGCCTTGCTGATAAACCACTTAATCTCTGGGAAGTCATGAATTCAAATTTGCTTCcagagtcagagagacagaagctCATGGATGAATATCGCTCTGGCAAAATCACTAAAGAGCGgatgatcatcatcattattgagATTATGGAGCAGAGAGAGATCATAATAAATGAGAGTCCACTGTCATATATGACAATAAGGAGAAGGATAACCATAGAGGAGTTGTACAATGCCCGCATCATTGACTTGGAGACATACAACCTCCTTAaacaaggaaagagggacaTCCGTGACATAATGGAGTTGACCAGTGTGAAACAGTATCTCTATGGCACAGGTTGTGTGGCTGGGATCACAACTGACTCAAGCTCCAAGATGAGCATATACCAAGCAATGAAGAGAGATTTTATTAAACCAGAATTAGCACTCAGTCTCCTAGAGGCGCAAGCTGCTACAGGATTCATTGTTGATCCAGTAAAGAATGAGACACTCACTGTTGATGAAGCTGTTCGTAAGGGTGTTGTTGGCCCTGAGATTCATGATAAACTTCTTTCAGCTGAGAGAGCAGTCACAGGATACAAAGATCCATACAGTGGGAAAATCATATCTCTTTTCCAGGCCATGAAAAAGGATCTTGTTCCAGAGGATTATGCTCTGAAAATGTTAGAGGCACAAACTGCCACAGGAGGTATTATTGATCCTGAATTCCAGTTCCACCTGCCAGCTGATGTTGCCATGCAAAAAGGTTATATCAACAAGGAAACCAACCAGAGATTGACTGATGATGTTAAAGGATTCGCCGACCCTGTCACTGAAGAGAATGTGTCATATGCACAGCTGCTCAAGAGATGCAAGTTAGTTGGTGGGTTGCGCCTCCTCTCCCTTGGAGACAAGAGGCTGATGTTTAAGGGTCTGAGGAAACAGATCACAATGGAGGAGCTGATCCACTCACAAATTATTGACCAACAGACAGTCACTCAACTGAATGAAGGTCTTGTGTCAGTGGAGGAGGTTAGCCAAAGACTATCAAGATACCTTGAAGGCACAAGCTGTATTGCTGGTGTATACTTGGAGTCCACAAAAGAACGTCTGTCAATTTACCAGGCCATGAAGAAGAACATGATTAGGCCAGGCACTGCATTTGAACTCCTTGAGGCCCAGGCATCCACAGGATATGTCATTGATCCAATCAAAAACCTCAAACTGACTGTCAATGAATCAGTGAGAATGGGAATTGTTGGCCCAGAATTCAAAGACAAGCTTCTCTCTGCTGAGCGTGCAGTGACAGGATATAGAGACCCTTATTCAGGCAAGACAATATCCCTGTTCCAGGCCATGAAAAAGGGGCTGATCCTGAAAGATCATGGTATCCGACTCCTGGAAGCTCAGATTGCCACTGGTGGAATCATTGACCCAGAGGAGAGTCATCGTCTGCCAGTTGAGGTGGCCTACAAACGTGGCTTCTTTGATGAGGAAATGAATGAGATCCTGACAGATCCATCTGATGACACCAAAGGCTTCTTTGATCCCAACACTGAGGAAAACCTAACCTACCTCCAGCTCATGGAGAGGTGCATCACTGATCCTGACACTGGCCTGGTGCTCCTGctactgaaagaaaagaagcgGGAAAGAAAGACCTCCTCCAAATCCTCAGTTCGTAAACGCAGAGTTGTCATTGTAGACCCAGAGACAGGCAAAGAAATGACTGTGTATGAGGCCTATAGGAAGGGACTCATTGACCACCAAACCTACCTGGAGCTTGCTGAGCAGGAGTGTGAATGGGAAGAGATCACAATGACATCCTCTGATGGCACTGTCAAATCCATTATCATTGACAGGAGGTCAGGGAGACAGTATGATGTTGATGATGCTCTTTCACGTGGCCTCATTGACCAAAATGCTCTTGACACATACCGAGCTGGAAACCTGTCTATCACAGAATTTGCTGACATGCTTTCTGGAAACATGGGAGGCTTCCGCTCTCGCTCATCCTCCTTTGGTTCCACCACTGGTTCCACCTACTCCTCTCCTATGAGCCCCATACCCTCCATTAAACCACCTGCAGTCATATGGAATGACCCATCAGAGGAAACGGTGCCTATAGCTGGAATGTTGGACATAGACACACTGGAGAAAGTGTCTATCACTGAAGCCATGCACAGAAATGTGGTAGACAACATCACAGGCCAAAGATTGTTGGAGGCCCAAGCCTGCACTGGAGGAATCATTGACCCCACAAGTGGGGAAAGATTCTCAGTGGCTGATGCTACAGAAAAAGGCCTTGTGGATAAGGGCATGGTTGATCGCCTAAATCTGGCTCAAAAGGCATTCAATGGATTTGAAGACCCGAGAACTAAAGTAAAGATGTCTGCTTCCCAGGCTCTCAAGAAGGGGTGGTTGTATTATGAGGCTGGTCAGCGTTTTCTTGAGGTCCAGTATCTGACTGGTGGACTTATTGAGCCTGATATCGAGGGCAGAGTCGCACTAGATGAATCCATCAAGAAGGGCACAATTGATGCCCGCACTGCCCAGAAACTGAGAGATGTCAGTGCTTATTCTAAATATCTAACATGTCCAAAAACCAAACTGAAAATCTCCTACAAAGATGCCATGGACAGAAGCATGGTCGAGGAAGGATCTGGTCTGAGGCTTCTGGAGGCTTCCTCACAATCCAGCAAAGGCCTCTACAGTCCCTACAATGTCAGTGGCCCTGGATCTGCTTATGGCTCCCGCACTGGCTCAAGGACCGGATCCCGGACAGGCTCTAGGAGAGGCAGCATTGATGCTGGCTCTGGCTTCAGCATGaacttctcatcctcctcctacacatcctcctcctcaactAGCTACAACCGCAGATTTTGA